Proteins encoded by one window of Halorussus salinus:
- the glmS gene encoding glutamine--fructose-6-phosphate transaminase (isomerizing), producing MCGIIGCAGRSETLDVLLSGLEGLEYRGYDSAGVALSNGDLSVCKREGEIQRLQQAVTSDLDGRVGIGHTRWSTHGPPSDANAHPHTDCTGEVAVVHNGIVENYADLRAELRDRGHEFDSDTDSEVVPHLIEAELADGASFEAAFRAAVARLEGSYALAAVSADSEALLATRRDSPLVLGVGDDAAYLASDVPAFLDYTDRVVYLEDGEFARLESGSWTVSDGEGRLLDKSVSRVEWDAEETAKSGYDHYMLKEIHEQPRALRKCLRGRVDELAGSVEVEALRGLDAESVQFVACGTSYHAALYGAQALREAGVHAQAFLASEYATSPAPVGDDTLVVGITQSGETADTLSALREAHRRGVETLAMTNVVGSTAARECDRSLMIRAGPEIGVAATKTFSSQVVACNLLAAALTDRGDTREVVEALRDLPGQVQEILDSSRAAQVADRFVDSEGYFFVGRGHHHAVALEGALKLKEISYKHAEGFPAGELKHGPLALVTEETPVFAVVTGDGAKATKTVGNVKEVEARDAPVVAVTDGSSEVERYADAVLEIPETHPRVAPVLANVQLQLVAYYAANKLGRSIDKPRNLAKSVTVE from the coding sequence ATGTGCGGCATCATCGGCTGTGCGGGCCGGAGCGAGACGCTCGACGTACTCCTGTCGGGTCTCGAAGGGCTGGAGTACCGGGGCTACGACTCGGCTGGCGTCGCGCTCTCGAACGGCGACCTTTCGGTCTGCAAGCGCGAGGGCGAGATTCAGCGCCTCCAGCAGGCGGTCACGTCCGACCTCGACGGCCGAGTCGGCATCGGGCACACGCGCTGGAGTACCCACGGCCCGCCCAGCGACGCGAACGCCCACCCGCACACCGACTGCACCGGCGAGGTCGCGGTCGTCCACAACGGCATCGTGGAGAACTACGCCGACCTCCGGGCGGAACTACGGGACCGGGGCCACGAGTTCGACAGCGACACCGACAGTGAGGTCGTGCCCCACCTCATCGAGGCGGAACTCGCCGACGGCGCGAGCTTCGAGGCGGCATTCCGCGCGGCGGTCGCCCGACTGGAGGGCAGTTACGCGCTGGCGGCCGTCTCGGCCGACTCGGAGGCCCTCCTCGCCACGCGGCGGGACTCGCCGCTGGTCCTCGGCGTCGGCGACGACGCGGCGTACCTCGCCAGCGACGTGCCCGCGTTCCTCGACTACACCGACCGCGTGGTGTATCTGGAGGACGGCGAGTTCGCCCGTCTCGAATCCGGGTCGTGGACCGTCTCGGATGGCGAGGGTCGCCTGCTCGACAAATCGGTCTCGCGCGTCGAGTGGGACGCCGAGGAGACCGCCAAGAGCGGCTACGACCACTACATGCTCAAGGAGATTCACGAGCAACCCCGCGCGCTCCGGAAGTGTCTCCGGGGGCGCGTGGACGAACTCGCGGGGTCGGTCGAGGTCGAGGCCCTGCGCGGACTCGACGCCGAATCCGTCCAGTTCGTCGCCTGCGGCACCTCCTACCACGCGGCGCTCTACGGCGCGCAGGCGCTCCGCGAGGCCGGAGTCCACGCACAGGCCTTCCTCGCCAGCGAGTACGCCACGTCGCCCGCGCCGGTGGGCGACGACACGCTCGTCGTCGGCATCACCCAGAGCGGCGAGACCGCGGATACGCTGTCGGCGTTGCGGGAAGCCCACCGCCGAGGAGTCGAGACGCTGGCGATGACCAACGTCGTCGGTTCGACCGCGGCCCGCGAGTGCGACCGCTCGCTGATGATTCGTGCCGGGCCGGAAATCGGGGTCGCGGCGACGAAGACGTTCTCCTCGCAGGTCGTGGCGTGTAACCTACTGGCGGCCGCGCTGACTGACCGCGGCGACACTCGCGAAGTCGTGGAGGCGCTTCGGGACCTGCCCGGTCAGGTCCAAGAGATACTGGACTCCTCGCGGGCCGCGCAGGTCGCCGACCGGTTCGTGGACAGCGAGGGCTACTTCTTCGTCGGCCGCGGTCATCACCACGCGGTCGCGCTGGAGGGCGCGCTGAAGTTGAAGGAGATCAGTTACAAGCACGCCGAGGGGTTCCCGGCGGGCGAGTTGAAGCACGGCCCCTTGGCACTAGTGACCGAGGAGACACCCGTGTTCGCGGTGGTTACTGGTGACGGCGCGAAAGCGACCAAGACTGTCGGGAACGTGAAGGAAGTAGAGGCGCGGGACGCGCCCGTGGTCGCGGTGACGGATGGCTCCTCGGAAGTCGAACGGTATGCTGATGCGGTCTTGGAGATTCCGGAGACGCATCCGCGGGTTGCTCCGGTGCTAGCTAACGTGCAGTTGCAGTTGGTGGCCTACTACGCGGCGAACAAGCTGGGGCGCTCGATTGACAAGCCGCGGAATTTGGCGAAGAGCGTGACCGTAGAGTAG
- a CDS encoding sugar phosphate nucleotidyltransferase, whose amino-acid sequence MTVRAAVVLAAGEGTRLRPLTRNRPKPMLPAADRPILEHVFDALIGAGIERLHVVVGYKRDRVQDHFGPTYRNVPVNYVAQDKQLGSGHALLQAREAVSGEEGFLVVNGDQVIERQMVADVLDAFEEDDGNATLAVTEQADVSHYGAVVMDGDRVVELVEKPDTDDYRLLNAGVYAFSPAIFDAIEETPRVQGELALTDTLVDLIDEDALVRGVVTEELWEDATYPWDLLDVSQDLLLHGRVTEPERDEKVWVADSATVHDDATLQAPVVVGPDTEVRPGAVVGPYTALGRNATVGANAVVARSVLDTDARVGPNATLLDCVTGQGVTLGADATVSGGPGDVRVGDTVFEDQRLGAVLADRVRAAGDVSFAPGTLVGPSAHLRTGVTVSENISEHADVYR is encoded by the coding sequence ATGACAGTTCGCGCCGCCGTCGTGCTGGCCGCGGGGGAGGGGACGCGCCTGCGACCGCTGACCCGCAATCGCCCGAAACCGATGCTCCCGGCCGCCGACCGGCCGATTCTCGAACACGTCTTCGACGCGCTCATCGGGGCCGGAATCGAGCGCCTGCACGTCGTCGTCGGATACAAGCGCGACCGCGTGCAGGACCACTTCGGACCGACCTACCGGAACGTCCCGGTCAACTACGTCGCCCAAGACAAGCAGTTGGGGAGCGGCCACGCCCTGCTTCAGGCCCGCGAGGCCGTCTCCGGCGAGGAGGGCTTCCTCGTGGTCAACGGCGACCAAGTCATCGAGCGCCAGATGGTCGCGGACGTGCTGGACGCCTTCGAGGAGGACGACGGCAACGCCACGCTCGCGGTCACCGAGCAGGCCGACGTGTCCCACTACGGCGCGGTCGTGATGGACGGCGACCGCGTGGTCGAGTTGGTCGAGAAGCCCGACACCGACGACTACCGCCTGCTCAACGCCGGGGTGTACGCCTTCTCGCCCGCCATCTTCGACGCCATCGAGGAGACGCCGCGCGTGCAGGGGGAACTCGCGCTGACAGATACGCTGGTGGACCTCATCGACGAGGACGCGCTGGTTCGGGGCGTCGTCACCGAGGAGTTGTGGGAGGACGCGACGTACCCGTGGGACCTGCTGGACGTGTCCCAAGACCTCCTGCTCCACGGCCGCGTCACCGAACCCGAGCGCGACGAGAAGGTGTGGGTCGCCGACAGCGCGACGGTCCACGACGACGCCACGTTGCAGGCCCCGGTCGTCGTCGGTCCCGACACCGAGGTCCGGCCCGGCGCGGTCGTCGGCCCCTACACCGCCTTGGGTCGGAACGCGACCGTCGGCGCGAACGCGGTGGTCGCCCGGTCGGTACTGGACACCGACGCGCGGGTCGGCCCGAACGCGACCCTGCTGGACTGCGTGACCGGGCAGGGCGTCACGCTCGGCGCGGACGCCACCGTCTCGGGCGGGCCGGGCGACGTGCGCGTCGGCGACACCGTCTTCGAGGACCAACGACTCGGCGCGGTGCTTGCCGACCGCGTGCGCGCCGCAGGCGACGTGAGTTTCGCGCCCGGAACCTTGGTCGGTCCGAGCGCCCACCTCCGGACCGGTGTCACGGTATCCGAAAATATAAGCGAACACGCCGACGTGTACCGGTGA
- a CDS encoding DUF7342 family protein, with translation MTDGPSGPTPSDSHAGESERRWREERTTFQRVYDVVTGTTDYATASEVAEEADCSDDGARDALAQLVEMGIAERRDGRPATYRRNDSYFRWKRVEDLATSNSVADLRAKIDELAAEDERLRERFDAPGPDAVSPATFETSDHDEIHDRWDALARWRTVRRDLELFQRAAHRAERRGGDADDAVSA, from the coding sequence ATGACCGACGGACCGAGCGGACCGACGCCCTCGGACTCGCACGCCGGAGAGAGCGAGCGACGGTGGCGCGAGGAGCGAACGACGTTCCAGCGCGTCTACGATGTTGTCACGGGGACGACCGACTACGCGACCGCCAGCGAAGTCGCCGAGGAGGCCGACTGTTCCGACGACGGCGCGCGCGACGCACTGGCTCAACTGGTCGAGATGGGAATCGCCGAGCGCCGAGACGGTCGTCCGGCGACCTACCGGCGCAACGACTCGTACTTTCGCTGGAAGCGCGTCGAGGACCTCGCCACGAGCAACTCGGTCGCCGACCTCCGGGCGAAGATAGACGAACTCGCCGCCGAGGACGAGCGTCTCCGCGAGCGATTCGACGCGCCCGGTCCCGACGCCGTCTCGCCCGCGACGTTCGAGACGAGCGACCACGACGAGATTCACGACCGCTGGGACGCGCTCGCGCGGTGGCGGACCGTCCGGCGGGACTTGGAACTGTTCCAGCGCGCCGCCCACCGCGCGGAGCGACGCGGCGGCGACGCCGACGACGCGGTGTCGGCGTAA
- a CDS encoding undecaprenyl-diphosphate phosphatase — protein MDRSALVAVVAGALQGVFEWLPISSEGNITVFLTALGSSPEAAVQFSLFLHVGTALSATVYYRDELADVLGALPDWRPGSAFPDADRGDANGETATLSFLGVATLASGVVGIAAYLTLETVVSALTGGAFVALVGVLLVLTGVLQRVADGFEFGGRHSPDLVDAVLVGALQGLAILPGVSRSGTTASALLFRGHDGSSSFRLSFLLSIPAALGAGVLVLLDTGVPSVTPTEALLALGTAAVVGYLTIDALMRVVERVPFWGVCVGLGALAMLGGGALAI, from the coding sequence ATGGACCGGTCCGCGCTAGTCGCCGTCGTCGCCGGAGCGTTGCAGGGCGTCTTCGAGTGGTTGCCCATCTCCAGCGAAGGGAACATCACCGTCTTCCTGACCGCGCTCGGGTCGTCGCCCGAGGCCGCGGTCCAGTTCTCGCTGTTCCTCCACGTCGGGACCGCGCTCTCGGCGACGGTCTACTACCGCGACGAGTTGGCCGACGTGCTGGGCGCGCTCCCCGACTGGCGACCCGGAAGCGCGTTCCCGGACGCCGACCGCGGAGACGCCAACGGCGAGACCGCGACCCTCTCCTTTCTCGGCGTCGCCACCCTCGCCTCGGGCGTCGTCGGCATCGCCGCCTACCTCACGCTGGAGACGGTCGTCTCGGCGCTGACCGGCGGCGCGTTCGTCGCGCTAGTCGGCGTCCTCCTCGTGCTGACCGGCGTCCTCCAGCGCGTCGCCGACGGCTTCGAGTTCGGCGGCCGCCACTCCCCGGACCTCGTGGACGCCGTGCTGGTCGGCGCGTTGCAGGGACTCGCCATCCTGCCCGGCGTCTCGCGGTCGGGGACCACCGCCTCGGCGCTCCTCTTCCGGGGCCACGACGGCTCGTCGTCGTTCCGACTCTCCTTCCTGCTGTCGATTCCGGCCGCGCTCGGCGCTGGCGTTCTGGTTCTTCTCGATACTGGAGTCCCGTCGGTCACGCCGACCGAGGCGCTTCTGGCGCTCGGCACGGCCGCGGTCGTCGGCTACCTGACCATCGACGCGCTGATGCGCGTGGTCGAGCGCGTGCCCTTCTGGGGGGTCTGCGTCGGGTTGGGCGCGCTGGCAATGCTCGGCGGCGGGGCGCTGGCGATTTGA
- a CDS encoding PIN domain-containing protein, whose translation MTGSDLPETVVFDAEPLVAYFCDESGSDTVERYVEAVEGAADGYISAVTLAEVHYVVRAIDGEERADAVVDVLSESGIRRVDTETTWPTAADLKFRHAPALGDAFALATAAHVDGTLLVGADDDYDDVTDVDVRRFRTQPA comes from the coding sequence ATGACCGGGAGCGACCTCCCCGAAACTGTCGTCTTCGACGCCGAACCGCTCGTCGCTTACTTCTGCGACGAATCCGGAAGCGACACCGTCGAGCGATACGTCGAGGCGGTCGAAGGTGCGGCGGACGGCTACATCTCCGCTGTGACCCTCGCCGAAGTCCACTACGTCGTGCGTGCAATCGACGGCGAGGAGCGTGCCGACGCCGTGGTAGACGTGTTGAGCGAGAGCGGCATCCGACGAGTTGATACCGAGACGACGTGGCCTACCGCGGCCGACCTCAAGTTCCGTCACGCGCCCGCCCTCGGCGACGCGTTCGCGCTCGCCACTGCCGCACACGTCGATGGCACGCTACTGGTCGGTGCCGACGACGACTACGACGACGTGACCGACGTAGACGTTCGACGCTTCCGGACACAACCCGCGTAG
- a CDS encoding AbrB/MazE/SpoVT family DNA-binding domain-containing protein, whose protein sequence is MSRTESEKVVSVSSRGQATIPKEFRDELGIETPGRVKFVRTDEGEVVVRPIRSVTDLRGVLSGKTDDDDRSAVERLREERDRDEASEAELRRRYAGDEAGDGSTGTDDETTDE, encoded by the coding sequence ATGAGTCGAACGGAATCTGAAAAAGTGGTTTCCGTGTCGTCACGAGGACAGGCGACGATTCCGAAAGAGTTTCGAGACGAACTCGGGATCGAGACGCCGGGGCGCGTGAAGTTCGTCCGCACCGACGAGGGCGAGGTCGTCGTCCGCCCGATTCGGTCGGTCACGGACCTACGCGGAGTCCTCTCGGGGAAGACCGACGACGACGACCGGTCGGCGGTCGAGCGACTACGCGAGGAGCGCGACCGGGACGAGGCCAGCGAAGCGGAGTTGCGACGACGGTACGCTGGCGATGAAGCCGGAGACGGGAGTACGGGCACGGACGACGAGACGACCGACGAATGA
- a CDS encoding phage repressor protein yields the protein MRKHADWLTQADERILEFLRENGNYPPSAIRDRLAEIGDDLDYSTNHLGMRCRALDDHGLLENVGGGTYTITNLGEEYLDGEFDAGSLEDA from the coding sequence ATGCGCAAGCACGCTGACTGGCTCACGCAAGCCGACGAGCGAATCCTCGAATTCCTCCGGGAGAACGGCAACTACCCGCCGTCGGCCATCCGCGACCGACTGGCCGAAATCGGCGACGACTTGGACTACTCGACCAACCACCTCGGGATGCGCTGTCGCGCGCTCGACGACCACGGCCTGCTGGAGAACGTCGGCGGCGGCACCTACACCATCACGAACCTCGGCGAGGAGTACCTCGACGGCGAGTTCGACGCGGGCAGTCTGGAAGACGCCTAA
- a CDS encoding DUF7383 domain-containing protein, giving the protein MAYRANYALVNVSAHLGPDADELDVPWAEFVGDATSEFEFTVPTDRATDPYVGLQAFRVDEYGHELQINGESLGGFDVPPANGWQYWEDAITETELVEGANTLRVVRDESHDDAFAVNNVTVHWREPVE; this is encoded by the coding sequence ATGGCCTACCGCGCCAACTACGCGCTGGTGAACGTCAGCGCCCATCTGGGGCCGGACGCAGACGAGTTAGACGTGCCGTGGGCGGAGTTCGTCGGCGACGCGACCTCGGAGTTCGAGTTCACGGTGCCGACCGACCGCGCCACCGACCCCTACGTCGGCTTGCAGGCGTTCCGCGTGGACGAGTACGGCCACGAACTCCAGATCAACGGCGAGTCGCTGGGCGGGTTCGACGTGCCGCCAGCGAACGGGTGGCAGTACTGGGAGGACGCCATCACCGAGACCGAACTGGTCGAGGGCGCGAACACCCTCCGAGTCGTGCGCGACGAGAGCCACGACGACGCCTTCGCGGTCAACAACGTCACGGTCCACTGGCGCGAACCCGTCGAGTGA
- a CDS encoding DsrE family protein, translating to MRTVFHVSTPEEVPVVVAKVRNLLADESVEIESVAVVLDRGEAIARLHADSDLADGLRDLLDRNVALKACRNAARHPEVSEGDLLEGVEVVSSGVGELTRLQDAGYAYIRL from the coding sequence ATGAGAACCGTTTTCCACGTTTCGACCCCCGAGGAGGTACCGGTCGTCGTCGCCAAGGTCCGCAACCTGTTGGCCGACGAAAGCGTCGAGATAGAGTCGGTCGCGGTCGTCCTCGACCGCGGCGAGGCCATCGCGCGCCTCCACGCCGACTCGGACCTCGCGGACGGCCTCCGGGACCTGCTGGACCGGAACGTCGCACTGAAGGCGTGTCGCAACGCCGCACGGCACCCTGAGGTCTCCGAGGGTGACTTGTTAGAGGGCGTCGAAGTGGTCTCCTCGGGCGTCGGCGAACTGACGCGGTTGCAGGACGCTGGCTACGCCTACATCCGGCTCTGA
- a CDS encoding tRNA pseudouridine(54/55) synthase Pus10: protein MTILEDARRVAANGPVCDSCLGRCFADRSFGLTNAERGRSLRVAAAIEDDEPFEPADADECWVCEGESQRFDEYAEQVADSLADWHFETYQVGTRTPPLLEENEKLLRESAELPEEAGESFKSEFNREVGKRVGQLTGAEVDFERPDVLALLNVDPERDELTDHTVEVQINSAFVYGRYRKLERDIPQTEWPCRECGGTGKQLAEGGGEESCDHCGGSGYLYDESVEQLTAPPVLGAMDGDEALFHGAGREDVDALMLDTGRPFVIEVKRPRERDVDTDALEAEINEFADGKAEVTDLALATHEMVERVKELDASKTYRMDVEFDADVTSEDLDAAIEELRGTTVEQDTPQRVDHRRADLTRTRTVYDIEGHLEDERHAELEVHGEGGLYVKELVSGDEGRTTPSLAGLLGVGAVVTALDVVAVEGEEEAFDDPEYLKEAI, encoded by the coding sequence ATGACCATCCTCGAAGACGCCCGCCGCGTCGCCGCGAACGGCCCAGTCTGCGACTCGTGTCTGGGCCGGTGTTTCGCCGACCGGAGTTTCGGGCTGACCAACGCCGAACGAGGCCGCTCGCTCCGGGTCGCGGCCGCGATAGAGGACGACGAACCGTTCGAACCCGCCGACGCCGACGAGTGCTGGGTCTGCGAGGGCGAGAGCCAGCGTTTCGACGAGTACGCCGAGCAGGTCGCCGACTCGCTCGCGGACTGGCACTTCGAGACGTATCAGGTCGGGACGCGAACGCCGCCCTTGCTGGAGGAGAACGAGAAGTTGCTCCGGGAGTCGGCCGAGTTACCCGAGGAGGCGGGCGAGTCGTTCAAGTCGGAGTTCAACCGCGAGGTCGGCAAGCGCGTCGGGCAACTGACTGGCGCGGAGGTCGATTTCGAGCGCCCCGACGTGTTGGCCCTGCTCAACGTGGACCCCGAGCGCGACGAACTGACCGACCACACCGTCGAGGTCCAGATAAACTCGGCGTTCGTCTACGGCCGCTACCGGAAACTCGAACGCGATATCCCCCAGACCGAGTGGCCCTGCCGGGAGTGTGGCGGCACGGGCAAGCAACTCGCGGAGGGCGGCGGCGAAGAATCGTGCGACCACTGCGGCGGGTCGGGCTACCTCTACGACGAGAGCGTCGAGCAGTTGACCGCGCCGCCGGTCCTCGGCGCGATGGACGGCGACGAGGCGCTGTTCCACGGCGCGGGCCGCGAGGACGTGGACGCCCTGATGCTCGACACCGGCCGTCCGTTCGTCATCGAGGTCAAGCGCCCCCGCGAGCGCGACGTGGACACCGACGCGCTCGAAGCCGAGATAAACGAGTTCGCCGACGGGAAAGCCGAAGTCACCGACCTCGCGCTGGCGACTCACGAGATGGTCGAGCGCGTCAAGGAACTCGACGCGAGCAAGACCTACCGGATGGACGTGGAGTTCGACGCCGACGTGACGAGCGAGGACCTCGACGCCGCAATCGAGGAGTTGCGGGGCACCACCGTCGAGCAGGACACGCCCCAGCGCGTGGACCACCGGCGCGCGGACCTGACCCGGACCCGGACCGTCTACGATATAGAGGGCCACCTCGAAGACGAGCGCCACGCCGAACTCGAAGTCCACGGCGAGGGCGGCCTCTACGTCAAGGAACTCGTCTCGGGCGACGAGGGCCGGACCACGCCGAGTCTCGCGGGCCTGCTCGGCGTCGGCGCGGTCGTCACGGCGCTCGACGTGGTGGCCGTCGAGGGCGAGGAGGAAGCGTTCGACGACCCCGAGTACCTGAAGGAAGCGATTTGA
- a CDS encoding DUF2270 domain-containing protein: MADSNDRRDRDSDDRQDGVSEGQRDADENRADREELPDDDPGERFGPDVGEVLASDPSSMTGMVGHFYRGQLHRATTWRGRLDQTSYWAVTVIAALLTWVFSSPGNPHYLLLVGMGAMVVFLLIETRRYRVYDVWRERVRLLEQDLFAGMFDPESEPTHPDWRRRIAADLRDPAVKTPMVVALARRLRRIYYPLLLVVLASWLVRITVFQPDQTWRETARIFGVPGVAVVTGVGLFYLGVTLLVVYGVLKRGQREFHERESTDPWRD, translated from the coding sequence ATGGCCGACTCGAACGACCGGCGGGACCGCGACTCGGACGACCGGCAAGACGGGGTCTCGGAGGGTCAGCGGGACGCCGACGAGAACCGGGCCGACCGCGAGGAGTTGCCCGACGACGACCCCGGCGAGCGGTTCGGTCCGGACGTGGGCGAAGTGCTGGCCAGCGACCCCTCGTCGATGACCGGGATGGTCGGACACTTCTACCGCGGGCAACTCCACCGAGCGACGACGTGGCGCGGCCGCCTCGACCAGACCTCCTACTGGGCGGTCACGGTTATCGCCGCCCTGCTGACGTGGGTGTTCTCCAGTCCCGGCAACCCCCACTACCTCCTGCTCGTCGGGATGGGCGCGATGGTGGTCTTCCTGCTCATTGAGACCCGCCGCTACCGGGTCTACGACGTGTGGCGCGAGCGCGTCCGCCTCCTCGAACAGGACCTGTTCGCGGGGATGTTCGACCCCGAGAGCGAACCGACCCACCCCGACTGGCGGCGGCGCATCGCGGCCGACCTCCGGGACCCGGCGGTCAAGACGCCGATGGTCGTCGCCCTCGCCCGGCGACTCCGGCGCATCTACTACCCCCTCTTGCTGGTCGTGCTGGCGTCGTGGCTCGTCAGAATCACGGTGTTCCAACCCGACCAGACGTGGCGCGAGACCGCCCGCATCTTCGGGGTTCCGGGCGTCGCCGTCGTGACTGGCGTCGGCCTGTTCTATCTGGGCGTGACCCTCCTCGTGGTGTACGGCGTGCTGAAGCGCGGTCAGCGCGAGTTCCACGAGCGCGAGAGTACGGACCCGTGGCGCGACTGA
- a CDS encoding HalOD1 output domain-containing protein: MAIATPTAELDATTLYRTRHDPDSSEPISRSVYTALAAVEGVAPTDLDVQLYDCVDVDAIDDLYRAGADDEWEFTFTVEEYAVRVRADGEVAVLPSAAE; encoded by the coding sequence ATGGCAATCGCGACCCCCACCGCCGAACTCGACGCGACGACGCTCTACCGAACCAGACACGACCCCGACAGTTCCGAGCCGATAAGCCGGTCGGTCTACACCGCGCTCGCGGCGGTCGAAGGCGTCGCGCCGACCGACCTCGACGTGCAACTCTACGATTGCGTGGACGTGGACGCGATAGACGACCTCTACCGAGCGGGGGCCGACGACGAGTGGGAGTTCACGTTCACCGTCGAGGAGTACGCGGTTCGGGTTCGGGCCGACGGCGAGGTGGCCGTCCTGCCCTCGGCCGCGGAGTGA
- a CDS encoding MATE family efflux transporter has translation MPSLPNPVRLVVLAVGRALARAGLVSPERVRRTTDLAWPRIVTGLARMSKNAVDVAMVGLAVGPVAIAGIGFASPYWGVAFSLGGGLAGGTIALVSQRFGAEAYDELGVAVRASALVVLAVSLPVAAAFWLAPTRLISLMTDDAGAIELGAVYLRLLALGVPFAALNLVGSRIYIGADDSWTPMVVRGGGAIANILLSGLLIFGLGMGVAGAAVGTVLSNVLVTGTFAAGLVAGRLPGLGDLPVTVNPAGTYLDRETVVDLVRIGLPVVGRNSVWNAAKFPMLAIVGLFGPSVVAAYVIARRIWGLMNTPGWGFGLAASSLVGQELGEGDEGEAEAYARDIVAFSVGTYVVAAIPVGLFAEPIVGLFVGESGEATIPVAVALVYAACVAAVGQGVKSASAGPLDASGDTRWTFYSQVVGMFGASIPIAYLGATSSLGLMGLYLSLVAETTVPAVINYHRFSTGKWKAISREFRPGASADD, from the coding sequence GTGCCTTCGCTCCCGAACCCCGTGCGACTGGTCGTCCTCGCGGTCGGTCGGGCGCTCGCCCGCGCCGGACTCGTCTCGCCCGAGCGCGTTCGTCGGACGACCGACCTCGCGTGGCCCCGCATCGTCACCGGACTCGCGCGCATGTCGAAGAACGCCGTGGACGTGGCGATGGTCGGCCTCGCGGTCGGCCCCGTCGCCATCGCGGGAATCGGCTTCGCCAGTCCCTACTGGGGCGTCGCGTTCTCGCTCGGGGGCGGGTTGGCGGGCGGGACCATCGCGCTGGTCTCCCAGCGGTTCGGCGCGGAGGCCTACGACGAACTCGGCGTCGCGGTCCGGGCGAGCGCGCTCGTCGTCCTCGCGGTCTCACTCCCCGTCGCGGCCGCCTTCTGGCTCGCGCCCACTCGACTCATCTCGCTCATGACCGACGACGCGGGGGCCATCGAACTCGGCGCGGTCTACCTCCGACTCCTCGCGCTCGGGGTCCCCTTCGCGGCGCTCAACCTCGTCGGAAGCCGAATCTACATCGGCGCGGACGACTCGTGGACCCCGATGGTCGTCCGAGGAGGCGGCGCGATAGCCAACATCCTCCTGAGTGGTCTCCTCATCTTCGGGCTCGGCATGGGGGTCGCCGGGGCCGCGGTCGGCACCGTGTTGTCGAACGTGCTGGTCACGGGCACCTTCGCCGCCGGTCTCGTCGCCGGACGGCTCCCCGGTCTCGGCGACCTCCCGGTGACGGTGAACCCGGCGGGCACCTACCTCGACCGCGAGACGGTGGTCGATCTGGTCCGCATCGGACTCCCGGTCGTGGGCCGCAACAGCGTCTGGAACGCCGCCAAGTTCCCGATGCTGGCCATCGTCGGCCTGTTCGGTCCGAGCGTCGTCGCGGCCTACGTCATCGCGCGTCGCATCTGGGGGCTGATGAACACGCCCGGTTGGGGCTTCGGACTCGCCGCCAGCAGTCTCGTCGGCCAAGAACTCGGCGAGGGCGACGAAGGGGAAGCCGAGGCCTACGCTCGGGACATCGTGGCCTTCTCGGTGGGAACCTACGTCGTCGCGGCGATTCCCGTCGGCCTGTTCGCCGAGCCTATCGTCGGTCTCTTCGTCGGCGAGAGCGGCGAGGCGACGATTCCGGTCGCGGTCGCGCTGGTCTACGCGGCCTGCGTCGCCGCGGTCGGGCAGGGCGTCAAGTCCGCCAGCGCCGGACCGCTCGACGCCAGCGGCGACACCCGTTGGACGTTCTACAGTCAAGTCGTCGGCATGTTCGGCGCGTCGATTCCCATCGCGTACCTCGGCGCGACCTCCTCGCTGGGCTTGATGGGACTCTACCTCTCGCTCGTCGCGGAGACGACGGTTCCGGCGGTCATCAACTACCACCGGTTCTCGACCGGCAAGTGGAAAGCCATCAGTCGGGAGTTCCGGCCGGGCGCGTCGGCCGACGACTGA